A genomic region of Manihot esculenta cultivar AM560-2 chromosome 15, M.esculenta_v8, whole genome shotgun sequence contains the following coding sequences:
- the LOC110602632 gene encoding ycf54-like protein: MLTRPFSSFKTAVAAIDSNDLSSSSPNPPDKQQANKYYFVVANAKFMLDEEEHFKELLFERYRNYGERNKEQDFWLVIEPKFLDKAPAKSAKIHAAVSIWLW; this comes from the exons ATGCTTACCAGACCCTTTTCCTCTTTTAAGACTGCTGTTGCTGCTATTGACTCAAATGACCTCAGTTCATCATCCCCAAATCCTCCTGACAAG CAACAAGCCAACAAGTATTATTTTGTTGTTGCAAATGCCAAATTCATGCTGGATGAAGAGGAGCACTTTAAGgagctcttgtttgagcgctATCGTAATTATGGGGAGCGTAATAAAGAGCAGGATTTCTGGCTTGTGATTGAGCCCAAGTTCTTGGACAAAGCACCAGCCAAATCTGCTAAAATACATGCAGCAGTAAGTATCTGGTTGTGGTGA